One Fundidesulfovibrio terrae genomic window carries:
- a CDS encoding M1 family metallopeptidase, with product MRTPIPVILAVLLAFAPCAALAEAARHSLDASFDLPAKRLAVTDIVALVLGTPPRLTIELSSRATGLAITADAKPVRFARSGTSVTLSPPPGARELRLHYTLPLDAPPASLPATTDNPGADASDAACGPDWAMLMPASLWHPVLEGGENAYAVRVSAPSGIKAVTQGSLSGFAEEPGRTVSAWDIPRPEGRLGLCLARYDFQESRVGPVPVQTFLLEGSARLAPVYLEASARHLRFYSDLHGPYAFEKFAVAENPLPTGYGFPSYTLLGSQVLALPFIPETSLRHEIAHSWWGNGVLVDYDRGNWCEGLTTYVADYTAQAEQSPQAARTYRLKTLRAFADLVREGGDMPLDRFGSRYSPASQAVGYGKTLFVFHMLRAFVGDEAFFQGLRRLYADSLFKPASWEDIRKVFAGMPGFDEPTSRAFFSQWLTRTGGPRLKIACAQAAPNGTGGTGGYTLRATVTQEGDPYLLNLNATVETDAGPVRTPFIMDGASKELALDVPGKPSRLVLDPGADCFRMLAPSEVPPSVNTVKGSGNLTVVMAASAPEALRQALPRLLAGLGQEKARVVEEGALTPAKLETIAKGGLLVVGAPSARVPGFADARPKAPGADTVFAVLPRTGGFTAVFQAKDGAGIQDVATAAAKVTHYGSYGVLGFDKGRNVVKDTPEPPESPMIWEFQER from the coding sequence ATGCGAACCCCAATCCCCGTGATCCTGGCCGTCCTTCTCGCGTTCGCCCCCTGTGCGGCCCTCGCCGAAGCCGCTAGGCACTCCCTCGACGCCTCGTTCGATCTCCCGGCCAAGCGTCTGGCCGTCACCGACATCGTCGCGCTCGTCCTCGGCACGCCACCTCGCCTGACCATCGAACTGTCGTCACGAGCCACGGGGCTTGCCATCACGGCCGACGCCAAACCCGTCCGGTTCGCCCGTTCGGGCACATCCGTGACCCTGTCGCCGCCTCCCGGCGCGCGCGAACTCAGGCTCCACTACACGCTCCCCCTGGACGCTCCGCCCGCATCCCTGCCCGCCACCACCGACAACCCCGGAGCCGACGCCTCCGACGCCGCCTGCGGACCGGATTGGGCCATGCTCATGCCCGCAAGCCTCTGGCATCCCGTCCTGGAGGGTGGTGAAAACGCCTACGCCGTGCGCGTGTCTGCTCCGTCAGGCATCAAGGCCGTCACTCAAGGCTCGCTTTCCGGGTTCGCCGAAGAACCGGGGCGCACCGTGAGCGCCTGGGACATCCCCCGCCCCGAGGGCAGGCTCGGGCTCTGCCTGGCCCGGTACGACTTCCAGGAATCGCGCGTGGGCCCTGTTCCCGTGCAGACCTTCCTGCTGGAAGGCTCCGCCCGCTTGGCCCCGGTCTATCTGGAGGCGTCCGCCAGACACCTGCGCTTCTACAGCGACCTGCATGGCCCGTACGCCTTCGAGAAGTTCGCCGTGGCGGAGAATCCCCTGCCCACGGGCTACGGATTCCCGTCGTACACCCTGCTCGGCTCCCAGGTGCTCGCCCTGCCCTTCATCCCCGAGACCAGCCTGCGCCACGAGATCGCCCATTCCTGGTGGGGCAACGGCGTTCTGGTGGATTACGACCGGGGCAACTGGTGCGAGGGCCTCACCACCTACGTGGCCGACTACACCGCCCAGGCCGAGCAATCGCCACAGGCGGCCCGGACCTACCGCCTCAAGACCCTGCGCGCCTTCGCCGACCTTGTCCGCGAAGGCGGCGACATGCCCCTCGACCGCTTCGGATCGCGCTACTCACCGGCCAGCCAGGCCGTGGGCTACGGCAAGACGCTTTTTGTGTTCCACATGCTGCGCGCCTTCGTGGGCGACGAGGCGTTCTTCCAGGGGCTGCGCCGCCTCTACGCCGACTCTCTTTTCAAGCCCGCCTCCTGGGAGGACATCCGAAAAGTCTTCGCGGGAATGCCCGGCTTCGACGAGCCAACCTCCCGCGCCTTCTTCTCCCAGTGGCTTACCCGCACCGGCGGGCCGCGTCTGAAGATCGCATGCGCCCAGGCCGCGCCCAACGGGACTGGCGGGACTGGCGGCTACACCCTGCGCGCCACCGTCACGCAGGAAGGCGATCCCTACCTGCTCAATCTCAATGCCACCGTGGAAACTGACGCCGGACCGGTTCGGACGCCCTTCATCATGGATGGGGCGTCCAAGGAACTCGCGCTGGACGTTCCCGGCAAACCCTCGCGCCTCGTCCTGGACCCCGGCGCGGACTGCTTCCGGATGCTCGCCCCCTCCGAGGTGCCTCCGTCTGTGAACACCGTGAAGGGGAGCGGGAACCTCACCGTCGTCATGGCCGCCTCCGCCCCCGAGGCCCTGCGCCAAGCCCTGCCGCGCCTGCTGGCCGGGCTCGGGCAGGAAAAGGCCCGCGTGGTGGAGGAAGGCGCCCTCACGCCCGCCAAACTTGAAACGATCGCGAAGGGAGGACTGCTGGTGGTTGGAGCGCCCAGCGCCCGGGTGCCGGGCTTTGCGGACGCGCGCCCCAAGGCCCCCGGCGCGGACACGGTGTTCGCCGTCCTGCCCCGTACCGGCGGCTTCACCGCCGTGTTCCAGGCCAAGGATGGAGCGGGTATTCAGGATGTGGCCACGGCTGCGGCCAAAGTGACGCACTACGGATCGTACGGCGTGCTCGGGTTCGACAAGGGGCGAAACGTGGTCAAGGACACGCCGGAGCCGCCGGAATCGCCCATGATTTGGGAATTTCAGGAAAGATAA
- a CDS encoding DUF1127 domain-containing protein, which translates to MNGVSTRPWRGITQWLQARLKRGELEETLTSMSDRQLQDIGIKREDIRIILDGGLPDRKASLEHATCPRGFSACPRCGRNDKAA; encoded by the coding sequence ATGAACGGCGTTTCAACCCGGCCATGGCGCGGCATCACGCAGTGGTTGCAAGCAAGACTCAAGCGGGGAGAACTCGAGGAGACGCTTACCTCCATGAGCGATCGCCAGCTCCAGGACATCGGCATCAAGCGCGAGGACATCCGGATCATCCTCGACGGTGGCCTGCCCGACAGAAAGGCTTCCTTGGAGCACGCCACCTGCCCCAGGGGCTTCAGCGCCTGCCCCCGTTGTGGTAGGAACGACAAGGCAGCATAG
- a CDS encoding methyl-accepting chemotaxis protein yields the protein MRLTLKAAFLAPVLLVVTAGLAGLVWLGANATRDSALAMMRSDLPTIAQAIVKDVSDSMRLKTQALTTWTDIAVVKASAAGTGDQESFQKRMSATVTGMKELGIDYVSLYDAKGDLVGSSLPGSLAKANMADRDYFKAVTSGGKTSFISKAIVSRISNKEVLVVAVPVKSAEGQITGVLTAAVDLKALTGAVSSTKIGSTGHALIFEPDGTAIAHPDPAQLLKADSSKNDLVQQALATKGDALLTSADGRLAAVGKDPFTGWTYCVLAPMEDMFEQVRGSINRQALLAALVTVVLTVAIWLLSVKVVTSPLTRCLNFAKAVAGGDLKKEIQTETVCVELNGMSLALGEMVSTLKANLASIAEKESLAQAEAEKAQEALRQAEEAGCKAERSRLEGLLEAASLLEGVVKGVNDSSEILTRQMDEAVQDAQTQQDRTSETATAMEEMNATILEVARSAQDAASQTGLASEKANGGRSLVEQAVTAISGVDSLAGELKNAMDALATQTKAVDQVLTTISDIADQTNLLALNAAIEAARAGEHGRGFAVVADEVRKLAEKTQTATKEVGATIASIQGGTQDNVQKVERMAGAATQASSLARNSGGALNEIVSLVETASDQVRAIATASEQQSAASEEITRSVDEIRELAGRISQGMTRSEETLRELESQSESLEQVIGQLRGNQLEA from the coding sequence ATGAGGCTGACGTTGAAGGCCGCTTTCCTCGCCCCTGTGTTGCTTGTCGTCACCGCCGGGCTGGCCGGGCTTGTCTGGTTGGGAGCCAACGCCACCCGCGACTCCGCCCTGGCCATGATGCGCTCCGACCTGCCCACCATCGCCCAGGCCATCGTCAAGGACGTCTCCGACTCCATGCGCTTAAAGACCCAGGCCCTCACCACCTGGACGGATATCGCCGTGGTCAAGGCGTCGGCCGCGGGCACCGGCGACCAGGAGTCCTTCCAGAAGCGCATGAGCGCGACCGTGACGGGCATGAAGGAGCTGGGCATCGACTACGTGAGCCTCTACGACGCCAAGGGGGACCTGGTGGGCTCGAGCCTCCCCGGCTCCCTGGCCAAGGCCAACATGGCCGACCGCGACTATTTCAAGGCCGTCACCTCCGGAGGAAAAACGTCCTTCATTTCCAAGGCCATCGTCAGCCGCATCTCCAACAAGGAGGTGCTGGTGGTGGCCGTGCCGGTCAAGTCGGCCGAAGGCCAGATCACGGGCGTGCTCACGGCGGCCGTGGACCTCAAGGCGCTCACGGGCGCGGTGTCCTCCACCAAGATCGGCTCCACCGGGCACGCGCTCATCTTCGAGCCGGACGGAACGGCCATCGCCCATCCCGATCCGGCCCAACTGCTCAAGGCCGATTCCTCCAAGAACGATCTCGTGCAGCAGGCCCTGGCCACCAAGGGCGACGCCCTGCTGACCTCCGCCGACGGACGCCTGGCCGCCGTGGGCAAGGACCCCTTCACCGGATGGACCTACTGCGTGCTGGCCCCCATGGAGGACATGTTCGAGCAGGTGCGCGGCTCCATCAACCGTCAGGCCCTGCTGGCCGCCCTGGTGACAGTGGTGCTCACCGTCGCCATCTGGCTTCTGTCCGTGAAGGTGGTCACCAGCCCCCTGACCCGCTGCCTGAACTTTGCCAAGGCCGTGGCCGGGGGAGATCTGAAGAAGGAAATCCAGACGGAGACGGTCTGCGTGGAGCTCAACGGGATGTCCCTTGCCCTGGGCGAGATGGTCTCCACTCTCAAGGCCAACCTGGCCAGCATCGCGGAAAAGGAAAGCCTGGCCCAGGCCGAGGCCGAAAAGGCCCAGGAGGCCCTGCGCCAGGCCGAGGAGGCCGGGTGCAAGGCCGAACGCTCCCGCCTGGAGGGTCTCCTGGAGGCGGCATCCCTGCTGGAGGGCGTGGTCAAGGGCGTGAACGATTCCTCGGAAATCCTGACGAGGCAGATGGACGAGGCCGTGCAGGACGCCCAGACCCAGCAGGACCGCACCTCCGAGACCGCCACGGCCATGGAAGAGATGAACGCCACGATCCTGGAGGTGGCCAGAAGCGCCCAGGATGCGGCTTCCCAGACCGGGCTGGCCAGCGAAAAAGCCAACGGGGGCCGAAGCCTGGTGGAGCAGGCCGTCACCGCCATCTCGGGCGTGGACTCCCTGGCCGGGGAACTCAAGAACGCCATGGACGCCCTGGCCACCCAGACCAAGGCAGTGGACCAGGTGCTCACCACCATCTCCGACATTGCCGACCAGACCAACCTGCTGGCCCTGAACGCCGCCATCGAGGCCGCCCGCGCGGGCGAGCACGGGCGCGGCTTCGCCGTTGTGGCCGACGAGGTGCGCAAGCTCGCCGAGAAGACCCAGACCGCCACCAAGGAGGTCGGGGCCACCATCGCCTCCATCCAGGGCGGAACCCAGGACAACGTCCAGAAGGTGGAGCGCATGGCCGGAGCCGCCACCCAGGCCAGCTCCCTGGCCAGGAACTCCGGCGGGGCCCTGAACGAGATCGTCTCCCTGGTGGAGACCGCCTCGGACCAGGTGCGGGCCATCGCCACGGCCAGCGAGCAGCAATCCGCAGCCAGCGAGGAGATCACCCGCTCCGTGGACGAGATCCGCGAGTTGGCCGGACGCATCTCCCAAGGCATGACCCGCTCGGAGGAGACCCTGCGCGAGCTGGAATCCCAGAGCGAGTCGTTGGAGCAGGTGATCGGGCAACTGCGCGGCAACCAGCTGGAAGCGTAA
- a CDS encoding hydrogenase iron-sulfur subunit — protein sequence MDKELRIVGFLCNWCSYGGADTAGVGRFIQPTDLRIIRLPCSGRIDPLFVLKTLIGGADGVLVSGCHPRDCHYSEGNYYARRRLEVLKRFLPVIGIDQGRFEYTWVSASEGQRWQHVVTTFTNQIHALGPIQRIGKDAQARACAFGRTLEVDIPA from the coding sequence ATGGACAAGGAATTGCGCATCGTAGGCTTTCTCTGCAACTGGTGCTCCTACGGCGGGGCGGACACGGCGGGCGTGGGCCGGTTCATCCAGCCCACGGACCTGCGCATCATCCGCCTCCCGTGCTCGGGGCGCATCGATCCGCTCTTCGTGCTGAAAACCCTGATCGGCGGCGCGGACGGCGTGCTGGTTTCGGGCTGCCACCCGCGCGACTGCCACTATTCCGAGGGCAACTACTACGCCAGGCGCCGCCTGGAGGTGCTCAAGCGTTTCCTTCCGGTCATCGGCATCGACCAGGGGCGTTTCGAATACACCTGGGTCTCGGCCTCGGAAGGCCAGCGCTGGCAGCACGTGGTCACCACCTTCACCAACCAGATCCACGCCCTCGGCCCCATCCAACGCATCGGCAAGGACGCTCAGGCTAGGGCCTGCGCCTTCGGCAGAACCCTTGAAGTGGACATCCCGGCCTAG
- a CDS encoding LysR substrate-binding domain-containing protein: MNLPVDFLRTFVRVVDLGSFTLAGQDVGRTQSAVSQQIRRLEEQVGRLLFDRSGRELRLTPAGEALQPYARRLVKTHDEAVSTLSEPDMTGQVRMGILDDFAPYYLPPILEAFAADHPRVQVDVRCEYSSRALIRLLESGELDLSVDSGAAATPGSRIIGRDPLVWVASRNHLAHEMNPLPVAVFDKNCLYRQWALAALEKAGKPFRICYTSPSVSGVLAAAVAGLAVAPLGLSSVPSEMLILGEEHGVPPLPVSFIMLTHRPDAPGPVKRLAAAVEAGLNEGMAGRRLRMPKPQASAG, encoded by the coding sequence ATGAACCTGCCCGTGGATTTCCTGCGGACCTTCGTACGCGTGGTGGACCTGGGAAGCTTCACCCTGGCGGGACAGGACGTGGGCCGGACCCAGTCCGCCGTGAGCCAGCAGATCAGGCGCCTTGAAGAACAGGTCGGGCGCCTGCTCTTCGACCGGTCCGGCCGCGAGCTCCGCCTGACTCCTGCGGGCGAGGCGCTCCAGCCCTACGCCCGCAGGCTGGTGAAGACCCACGACGAGGCCGTCTCCACGCTGTCCGAGCCGGACATGACCGGCCAGGTGCGCATGGGCATCCTGGACGATTTCGCGCCGTACTATCTGCCGCCCATCCTGGAGGCGTTCGCGGCGGACCATCCCCGCGTGCAGGTGGACGTGCGTTGCGAGTACAGCAGCCGGGCGCTCATCCGGCTGCTGGAGAGCGGCGAACTGGATCTGTCGGTTGATTCCGGGGCGGCGGCCACGCCGGGATCGAGGATCATCGGGCGCGATCCGCTGGTCTGGGTCGCCTCGCGCAACCATCTGGCCCACGAGATGAACCCCTTGCCCGTGGCCGTGTTCGACAAGAACTGCCTGTACCGGCAATGGGCGCTGGCGGCGCTGGAAAAGGCGGGGAAGCCGTTTAGGATATGCTACACCAGCCCCAGCGTGAGCGGGGTGCTGGCGGCGGCCGTGGCCGGTCTGGCCGTGGCCCCGCTGGGGCTCAGCTCCGTGCCGTCGGAGATGCTCATCCTGGGGGAGGAGCACGGAGTGCCGCCCCTGCCGGTCTCCTTCATCATGCTTACGCACCGGCCGGACGCCCCCGGCCCGGTGAAACGGCTGGCGGCGGCCGTGGAGGCCGGCCTGAACGAGGGCATGGCGGGCAGGCGGCTCAGGATGCCCAAGCCTCAGGCCTCGGCCGGGTAG
- a CDS encoding DUF3124 domain-containing protein produces MTRTLCKTAILAALTLSLFAGPLVAAELSKGKTLYVPCYSHIYHGIKTRPLDLTIILSVRNTDTKRAVTVTSVDYFDTSGKLVRRYLDKPLRLTPLMTVEYVVGETDTTGGSGANFVVRWDSSEPASPLLVEAVMIGTSGQQGISFTSRGVPVAGE; encoded by the coding sequence ATGACCCGCACGCTGTGTAAGACGGCCATCCTCGCCGCGCTGACCCTGTCGCTCTTCGCCGGGCCGCTTGTCGCCGCCGAGCTCTCCAAGGGCAAGACCCTCTACGTGCCCTGCTATTCCCACATCTACCACGGCATCAAGACCCGTCCCTTGGACCTGACCATCATCCTGTCCGTGCGCAACACCGACACCAAGCGCGCCGTGACCGTCACCTCCGTGGACTACTTCGACACCTCGGGCAAGCTGGTGAGGCGCTATCTGGACAAGCCGCTACGCCTGACCCCGCTCATGACGGTGGAGTACGTGGTGGGCGAGACCGATACGACGGGCGGCTCGGGAGCCAACTTCGTGGTCCGCTGGGACTCTTCCGAACCGGCCAGCCCGCTCCTGGTGGAGGCGGTCATGATCGGCACCAGCGGCCAGCAGGGGATATCCTTCACCAGCCGGGGCGTTCCGGTGGCCGGGGAGTAG
- a CDS encoding FAD/NAD(P)-binding protein: MTSNPYLPEIATVVETIQETPTIKTFRVKLNNPERMKAFSFQPGQVGQLSVFGVGESTFVINSPPTRMDYLQFSVMMAGEVTSRLHSLNAGDQVGVRAPLGNAFPVEAMKGKNVVFVGGGIGMAPLRTLLLYMLDKRKDYKNITLLYGARSPEDMAFRYDLDDWTTRKDMTTVLTIDRESPGWQHKVGLIPNVLLEMNPSPKNTVAVTCGPPIMIKFTLQALLKLGFKDDQIITTLEKRMKCGVGICGRCNIGTKYVCVDGPVFTYAQLKELPNEL, encoded by the coding sequence ATGACTTCAAATCCCTATCTCCCCGAGATCGCCACCGTGGTGGAGACCATCCAGGAAACTCCCACCATCAAGACCTTCCGCGTGAAGCTGAACAACCCCGAGCGCATGAAGGCGTTCAGCTTTCAGCCCGGCCAGGTGGGCCAGCTCTCCGTGTTCGGGGTGGGCGAATCCACCTTCGTCATCAACTCCCCGCCCACGCGCATGGACTATCTCCAGTTCTCGGTGATGATGGCCGGGGAAGTGACCTCCAGGCTGCACTCGCTGAACGCAGGCGACCAGGTGGGCGTTCGCGCGCCGCTTGGCAACGCGTTTCCCGTCGAGGCCATGAAGGGCAAGAACGTGGTGTTCGTGGGCGGCGGCATCGGCATGGCCCCGCTACGCACGCTGCTTCTGTACATGCTGGACAAGCGCAAGGACTACAAGAACATCACCCTGCTCTACGGCGCGCGCAGCCCCGAGGACATGGCCTTCCGCTACGACCTGGACGACTGGACCACCCGCAAGGACATGACCACCGTGCTGACCATCGACCGGGAATCGCCGGGCTGGCAGCACAAGGTGGGGCTCATCCCCAACGTGCTCCTTGAGATGAACCCCTCGCCCAAGAACACCGTGGCCGTCACCTGCGGCCCGCCCATCATGATCAAGTTCACCCTTCAGGCCCTTCTGAAGCTCGGCTTCAAGGACGACCAGATCATCACCACCCTGGAGAAGCGCATGAAGTGCGGGGTGGGCATCTGCGGACGCTGCAACATCGGCACGAAATACGTGTGCGTGGACGGCCCCGTGTTCACCTACGCCCAGCTCAAGGAGCTCCCCAACGAGCTGTAG
- a CDS encoding DNA alkylation repair protein — MDRHSAAAAILDRLRTLGSEHNRQGMARFGINVERACGVSMAVLRPLAREHRRDHALAIALWDTQAHEARILACMVEDPRQAGPEQLGRWVEDLDSWDVTDQFCNKLVVKTPYAWELAVAWAAREAEFVRRAGFSLMAQLAVHDKAAPDAAFLPFLEFVVAYATDGRNFVKKAVNWALRQIGKRNAVLRGRAVATARRLLELDSKTARWVARDALRELEGT; from the coding sequence ATGGATCGGCATTCGGCGGCCGCGGCCATACTCGACAGGCTCAGGACGCTCGGCAGCGAGCACAATCGCCAGGGCATGGCCCGGTTCGGTATCAACGTGGAGCGCGCCTGCGGCGTGAGCATGGCCGTTCTGCGGCCCCTGGCCCGGGAGCACAGGCGCGACCACGCCCTGGCAATCGCGCTTTGGGACACCCAAGCGCACGAGGCGCGGATTCTGGCCTGCATGGTGGAGGACCCGAGGCAGGCCGGCCCCGAGCAACTCGGGCGCTGGGTGGAAGATCTGGATTCGTGGGACGTGACCGACCAGTTCTGCAACAAGCTGGTGGTGAAGACTCCTTACGCCTGGGAGCTGGCCGTGGCCTGGGCGGCGAGGGAGGCGGAGTTCGTGCGCCGGGCCGGTTTCTCGCTCATGGCGCAGCTGGCCGTGCACGACAAGGCGGCTCCGGACGCGGCTTTCCTGCCCTTTCTCGAATTCGTGGTGGCTTACGCCACGGACGGGCGCAATTTCGTGAAGAAGGCCGTGAACTGGGCCTTGCGGCAGATAGGCAAGAGGAACGCCGTGCTGCGGGGCCGGGCCGTGGCGACGGCCCGACGGCTGCTCGAGCTCGATTCAAAGACTGCGCGGTGGGTTGCGCGGGATGCGTTGCGCGAGCTTGAGGGGACCTGA
- a CDS encoding 4Fe-4S dicluster domain-containing protein: MPVLEELKAQIARRLPELDMVIGWGHGYDCLHRTPVFIENAADIEKLVFDPLCVHNLSTYLTRYGSGKKIGVVVKGCDSRSVVELLQEKLINRDNIVVFGLPCEGVADLGKVKRALQEQNLDMGRVKSATVEGGKLILAVSGKEVALALNDVLADKCGRCRYHNAVIHDEFAGTPVEGQAQDAYEDLAAFENQTLEERMEFWRGQMERCVRCYACRNACPMCVCRDHCIAQSRDPNWVSQGDGLEEKFFFQMIHAMHLAGRCTECGECERACPVDIPLLLLKRKLGKEIQELFDYRAGTEPEVKPPLLAFKVEEDNINERGW; encoded by the coding sequence ATGCCAGTACTTGAAGAACTCAAGGCCCAGATAGCCAGGCGGCTCCCCGAGCTCGACATGGTCATCGGCTGGGGCCACGGATACGACTGCCTGCACCGCACGCCCGTATTCATCGAAAACGCGGCGGACATCGAGAAGCTGGTCTTCGACCCCCTGTGCGTGCACAACCTCTCCACCTATCTCACCCGCTACGGCAGCGGGAAAAAGATCGGCGTGGTGGTCAAGGGCTGCGACAGCCGCTCGGTGGTGGAACTTCTGCAGGAAAAGCTCATCAACCGCGACAACATCGTGGTCTTCGGCCTGCCCTGCGAGGGCGTGGCCGACCTGGGCAAGGTCAAGCGCGCCCTGCAGGAACAGAACCTGGACATGGGCCGCGTGAAATCCGCCACCGTCGAGGGCGGCAAGCTCATCCTGGCCGTTTCCGGCAAGGAGGTCGCCCTGGCCCTGAATGACGTGCTGGCGGACAAATGCGGACGCTGCCGCTACCACAACGCCGTCATCCACGACGAATTCGCCGGAACCCCGGTGGAGGGACAGGCCCAGGACGCCTACGAGGACCTGGCCGCCTTCGAGAACCAGACCCTGGAAGAGCGCATGGAGTTCTGGCGCGGGCAGATGGAGCGCTGCGTGCGTTGCTACGCCTGCCGCAACGCCTGTCCCATGTGCGTGTGCCGCGACCACTGCATCGCCCAGAGCCGCGACCCCAACTGGGTGAGCCAGGGCGACGGCCTGGAGGAGAAGTTCTTCTTCCAGATGATCCACGCCATGCACCTGGCCGGGCGCTGCACCGAGTGCGGCGAGTGTGAGCGGGCCTGCCCCGTGGACATCCCCCTGCTCCTGCTCAAGCGCAAGCTGGGCAAGGAGATCCAGGAATTGTTCGACTACCGCGCCGGAACCGAGCCCGAGGTCAAGCCGCCGCTTCTGGCCTTCAAGGTCGAGGAAGACAACATCAACGAGAGGGGCTGGTGA
- a CDS encoding 4Fe-4S dicluster domain-containing protein translates to MMAAKFLPADKLNEWIAELAESRRVLVPVTEQNAVVFRPYAKDTEPVFGRQANVPPKASIFPASERLMAFTYVKNPEDLGQVAVEVQETIEPEPTVVFGARPCDARGFTVFDRVYDGKKVQDPYYKARRESTLFVTMACDDPENACFCHWVGSSPSDPEGSDVLLTPLEGGFLVEDVSKRGKELLSSKLLSDGSKKVKEARAAHAAALAALGEAWSPAEAPAKLIEKFDDMGFWEQVSAKCISCGACTYLCPTCYCFNVTDERKGMRGERIRTWDNCMSFQFTLEASGHNPRPTKAHRLKNRVGHKFSYYPDIHGGAIACCGCGRCIKFCPASVDIREIVRLSVERPVSKPEKQ, encoded by the coding sequence GTGATGGCCGCCAAGTTTCTTCCCGCGGACAAACTGAACGAGTGGATCGCCGAACTGGCCGAATCGCGCCGGGTTCTCGTGCCTGTCACGGAGCAGAACGCCGTGGTGTTCCGCCCCTATGCCAAGGACACCGAGCCCGTGTTCGGCCGCCAGGCCAACGTGCCGCCCAAGGCCAGCATCTTCCCGGCCTCCGAGCGGCTCATGGCCTTCACCTACGTCAAGAACCCCGAGGACCTGGGCCAGGTGGCCGTGGAGGTCCAAGAAACCATCGAGCCCGAGCCCACGGTGGTTTTCGGCGCGCGCCCCTGCGACGCGCGCGGCTTCACCGTGTTCGACCGGGTGTACGACGGCAAGAAGGTCCAGGACCCCTACTACAAGGCCCGGCGCGAAAGCACCCTCTTCGTGACCATGGCCTGCGACGATCCGGAGAACGCCTGCTTCTGCCACTGGGTGGGCAGCTCGCCCTCGGACCCGGAAGGCTCCGACGTGCTCCTGACCCCCCTCGAGGGCGGCTTCCTGGTGGAGGACGTGTCTAAGCGGGGCAAGGAGTTGCTTTCGAGCAAGCTCCTCTCCGACGGCTCCAAGAAGGTCAAGGAGGCCCGCGCCGCTCACGCCGCGGCCCTGGCCGCCCTGGGCGAGGCATGGAGCCCGGCCGAGGCCCCGGCAAAGCTCATCGAGAAGTTCGATGACATGGGCTTCTGGGAACAGGTTTCCGCCAAGTGCATCAGTTGTGGGGCCTGCACCTACCTGTGCCCCACCTGCTACTGCTTCAACGTCACCGACGAACGCAAGGGCATGCGCGGCGAGCGCATCCGCACCTGGGACAACTGCATGTCCTTCCAGTTCACCCTGGAGGCCAGCGGCCACAACCCCAGGCCCACCAAGGCCCACAGGCTGAAAAACCGCGTCGGCCACAAGTTCAGCTACTACCCGGACATCCACGGCGGGGCCATCGCTTGCTGCGGCTGCGGCCGGTGCATCAAGTTCTGCCCCGCCAGCGTGGACATCCGCGAGATCGTGCGCCTGTCCGTGGAACGTCCCGTAAGCAAGCCTGAAAAGCAGTAG